The Solanum lycopersicum chromosome 6, SLM_r2.1 genome has a window encoding:
- the LOC138349271 gene encoding uncharacterized protein yields MNINRSWDVLEGPASPIIQEGPANAIIQEDPATPIIQEGPANPIIQEDPATPIIQEGPASPIIKEGPANPIIQEGPANPIIQEGPASSIIHEGPANPIIQEGPANLIIQEGPVNPIILQFLQEKENNNNNNNNNNNNKYSNFQLLHPPLPLGDTESDFDAQS; encoded by the exons atgaacatcaaccggagctgggatgttctg gagggtcctgctagtcccattatccaggagggtcctgctaatgcCATTATCCAGGAGGATCCTGCTACTCCCATTATCcaagagggtcctgctaatcccattatccaggaggatCCTGCTACTCCCATTATCCAAGaaggtcctgctagtcccattatcaaggagggtcctgctaatcccattatccaggagggtcctgctaatcccattatccaggagggtcctgctagttcCATTATCCATGAGGGTCCTGCCAATCCCATTATCCAAGAGGGTCCTGCAAATctcattatccaggagggtcctgttaATCCCATTATTTTGCAGTTccttcaagaaaaagaaaataataataataataataataataataataataataaatattccaACTTTCAG CTTCTGCATCCCCCTTTGCCTTTGGGCGATACAGAGTCGGATTTCGATGCTCAATCTTAA